Proteins encoded in a region of the Wolbachia endosymbiont (group A) of Anomoia purmunda genome:
- a CDS encoding ankyrin repeat domain-containing protein, which yields MSAHLSLELIKCLINQPGLDVNVRGLNGKTPLHCAIEFDELSMVDLLLTKKNINPFVEDNDGKTSLDYAKEGKKAEILKALINNKYGSEQDSLLHLAAMIGEVNAVRYLIGKGIDVNVRNALHHTPLHLAAGIGHAEVVKILIREGNAEIEVFDARNQTPMHYAVNNKKLEIVKLLLELGADVNSARVGQNSMKLSPVHIAVSNTNYDERDLCLDILKCLIKEPNAQVNLQDYESKTPLHYAERLKTIEVLLTREDIDPLVKDDSGRTPFDYAKPEIKKALMSNKYGSEKNSLLHLAAQRGEIEIVDAILKEEINIDIVSNKGLSPIYLAAEKGHLHVVKLLLKKGANYTPVLHLAIKSNNLELLKVLFNEKNGALLCRDTVVNFPTLHNKYIAQREIADKRMKKHNNIICICITVSAVAMAAYIGLTAATISSAIIFATITGIFALVIAIMVSEMSKRYIEKEFQKKMLMEMEECSSIVNDVEIEPVMSRCRQ from the coding sequence ATGTCTGCTCACTTAAGTTTAGAATTAATAAAGTGTCTCATTAATCAACCTGGATTAGATGTTAATGTTAGAGGATTAAATGGAAAGACACCACTACATTGCGCTATAGAATTTGACGAATTAAGCATGGTGGATCTGCTGCTTACGAAAAAGAATATTAATCCTTTTGTGGAAGATAATGATGGTAAAACATCTCTTGATTACGCCAAAGAAGGGAAAAAAGCAGAAATATTAAAAGCGCTAATTAATAATAAATACGGATCAGAACAAGATAGCTTACTTCATTTAGCTGCAATGATAGGTGAAGTTAATGCAGTTAGATATTTGATAGGAAAAGGTATTGACGTTAATGTACGAAATGCTTTGCACCATACTCCATTACATCTAGCAGCAGGAATAGGACATGCAGAAGTTGTAAAGATTTTGATAAGAGAAGGAAATGCTGAAATCGAGGTTTTTGATGCACGAAATCAGACACCGATGCACTATGCAGTTAACAACAAAAAATTGGAGATAGTAAAGTTATTACTGGAGCTAGGAGCAGATGTAAATAGCGCACGTGTAGGACAAAACTCGATGAAATTATCACCTGTTCATATAGCTGTAAGTAATACTAATTACGATGAAAGAGATTTATGTCTTGATATCCTCAAATGCTTAATAAAGGAGCCTAATGCTCAAGTCAATTTGCAAGACTACGAAAGTAAAACACCACTACATTACGCTGAAAGACTTAAAACAATAGAAGTTTTACTAACGCGAGAAGATATAGACCCTCTGGTAAAAGACGATAGCGGCAGGACACCATTTGATTACGCTAAACCTGAGATAAAGAAGGCTTTGATGAGTAATAAATACGGTTCTGAAAAGAATAGTCTACTCCATTTAGCTGCACAAAGAGGAGAAATTGAGATTGTAGATGCAATTTTAAAAGAAGAAATCAATATTGATATTGTAAGTAATAAAGGTCTATCACCGATTTATCTTGCTGCAGAAAAAGGGCATTTACATGTAGTAAAGTTATTGCTGAAAAAAGGAGCAAACTATACACCTGTTTTGCACTTAGCAATCAAGTCAAATAATTTAGAATTACTTAAAGTTTTATTTAATGAAAAAAATGGAGCGTTACTCTGCAGAGATACCGTTGTTAATTTTCCAACCCTTCATAATAAATATATAGCACAGAGAGAAATAGCAGATAAAAGGATGAAAAAACATAATAATATTATCTGCATCTGTATTACAGTTAGCGCAGTAGCAATGGCAGCATATATAGGTTTAACAGCAGCAACAATAAGCAGTGCAATCATTTTTGCAACAATAACAGGGATATTTGCTCTTGTTATAGCAATAATGGTAAGTGAGATGAGCAAAAGATATATAGAAAAGGAATTTCAGAAAAAGATGCTTATGGAGATGGAGGAGTGTAGTTCTATTGTTAATGATGTCGAGATAGAACCAGTTATGAGTAGATGCAGACAATGA
- a CDS encoding Holliday junction resolvase gives MLTLDLGKQTGWTILHDGIVQSGSKSFHVSRFSGGGMQFLNFRNWLNALKYKFPGIEVVYFEEVRRHLGTDAAHIYGGFLAHLSAWCEEHHVPYKGVSVKTIKRFITGKGNASKADVIEAVQEKGFCPTDDNEADSLALMFYVMNFSKDFSVLKIS, from the coding sequence ATGCTCACCCTAGATCTTGGTAAACAAACTGGTTGGACTATTTTACATGATGGAATAGTACAAAGTGGAAGTAAGAGTTTTCATGTTAGCAGGTTTAGTGGTGGTGGAATGCAGTTTTTAAATTTTCGTAATTGGCTTAATGCACTTAAGTATAAATTTCCAGGTATTGAAGTTGTGTACTTTGAAGAAGTGAGAAGACACTTAGGAACTGATGCTGCACATATCTATGGAGGGTTTTTAGCACACCTTTCTGCTTGGTGTGAAGAACATCATGTGCCATACAAAGGTGTATCTGTGAAAACTATCAAACGCTTTATAACAGGCAAAGGCAATGCAAGTAAAGCTGATGTCATTGAGGCAGTACAGGAAAAGGGTTTTTGTCCAACAGATGATAATGAAGCAGATTCTTTAGCTTTAATGTTCTATGTTATGAATTTTAGTAAAGATTTTAGTGTATTAAAAATATCATAA
- a CDS encoding sigma-70 family RNA polymerase sigma factor — MKLQNYHIVIKNVKYQAYRLKLAKCFINEAHEDLEQELFCEIWPCLDQYDEDKSSFNTFVARLTENKAINLLKKQRCAKRDINNYISIDVTELLESEITKRIDVDYMISVLPKEWQNICEQLKFFNLHEVAKINNVSRTTLNNIIKKIRAKLSPIYYAGKKKN; from the coding sequence ATGAAATTACAAAACTACCATATAGTTATTAAAAATGTAAAATATCAAGCTTATAGACTGAAACTTGCTAAGTGCTTTATTAATGAAGCTCACGAAGATCTTGAGCAAGAACTCTTCTGTGAAATTTGGCCATGTCTTGATCAGTATGATGAAGATAAAAGTAGCTTTAACACTTTTGTAGCAAGACTAACTGAAAATAAAGCTATTAACCTGTTAAAGAAACAGCGATGTGCAAAACGTGACATCAATAACTATATTAGCATTGATGTAACAGAGCTACTTGAGAGTGAAATAACAAAACGCATTGATGTAGACTATATGATCTCGGTTTTACCAAAGGAATGGCAAAATATATGTGAGCAACTTAAATTTTTCAACTTACATGAAGTTGCCAAGATAAACAACGTTTCAAGAACCACTTTAAACAATATTATCAAGAAGATACGTGCCAAACTTTCTCCTATTTACTACGCAGGCAAAAAGAAAAATTGA
- a CDS encoding ATP-binding protein yields the protein MVLTILNNNERLQTISTVKMVIFGPYGIGKTSLPKTVDEPTLCLDFEAGLLAVQDWQGDSISLRTWNEARDIACLIGGSNPALKSDQAYIQRHHEHVSRKYKDLFSEFSKYRCIFVDSITVASRLCLLWAKMQPEAFSERSGKQDMRAAYGLLAQEMMAWLNQFQHIRDKDIIIVGTLGQYLDDFNRPNWLPQCEGTKTASEIPGIVDEVINMVGIKQEDGTEKRSFVCHTLNPWGYPAKDRSGRLSMVEEPHLGKLLTKIKSKF from the coding sequence ATGGTTCTTACAATTTTGAATAATAATGAAAGATTGCAAACAATATCAACTGTAAAAATGGTCATCTTTGGTCCTTATGGTATTGGTAAAACAAGTCTCCCAAAGACCGTAGATGAACCAACACTTTGCCTTGATTTTGAAGCAGGGCTTCTTGCCGTTCAAGACTGGCAAGGAGATTCAATTAGCCTTCGCACTTGGAATGAAGCTAGAGATATTGCTTGTCTTATAGGGGGGTCTAATCCTGCGCTGAAGTCTGATCAAGCATATATCCAAAGACACCATGAACATGTATCTCGTAAGTACAAAGATCTTTTTTCTGAGTTTTCTAAATACCGATGCATCTTTGTAGATAGTATAACCGTTGCTTCACGTTTATGTCTATTATGGGCAAAAATGCAACCTGAAGCTTTTTCTGAGAGATCAGGAAAGCAGGATATGAGAGCTGCCTATGGATTACTTGCTCAAGAAATGATGGCTTGGCTCAATCAATTTCAGCATATCAGAGACAAAGACATCATCATAGTTGGTACTTTAGGTCAGTATTTAGACGATTTTAACCGTCCAAACTGGCTACCTCAATGTGAAGGAACTAAAACTGCCAGTGAAATTCCTGGGATAGTTGATGAAGTAATTAATATGGTTGGTATAAAACAGGAGGATGGAACAGAGAAACGCTCTTTTGTTTGCCACACTTTAAATCCCTGGGGATACCCAGCTAAAGATCGCAGTGGACGCCTGAGTATGGTTGAAGAACCGCACTTGGGGAAGCTGCTTACAAAGATTAAAAGCAAGTTTTAA
- a CDS encoding AAA family ATPase, with product MKYDEEKLWSAVVTRGIQDAVGKNPKLREEAINWLNSKSFETVCELANLNFTRMKNMYGSFMSKKQEKIKALLIDNIKECLSYLLPNGEFYREKTYIGDLNGNTITVKIVGKEAGDWRNFTEGTGGDIIDLWILIKGDIYSARKWLNKKSKSGEKKGGKREEKIFSVKQYLSDQSPIPEDIIAPRILTPGGLLVIGGTPKVGKSYFLLSLLAHLAAGVSFLKMKSARPLKIVYLQNEMEYNYIRERIQQIITNQRLPNLAEENLIVTTKMRLILNDEGIEKIKDIIKEKFDIKMIDLIVLDSLDYENIFSGLQSRIERLRSVINPTAGIIITRHTRKVSTATLAKSPFQALIGANALRSFYTSGMVMFQPNKRANVLQVVYELRNGKSIPAKFISRVNGRWQNSKVIATA from the coding sequence TTGAAGTACGACGAGGAAAAGCTTTGGTCTGCTGTCGTTACTAGAGGTATTCAGGACGCAGTAGGAAAAAACCCAAAGCTAAGAGAAGAAGCAATTAATTGGCTGAATTCAAAATCTTTTGAAACTGTTTGTGAGCTAGCTAATCTCAACTTTACACGTATGAAAAATATGTATGGGAGTTTTATGTCTAAAAAGCAAGAAAAGATAAAAGCATTATTAATTGATAATATCAAGGAGTGCCTTTCTTACCTACTTCCAAATGGTGAGTTTTACCGAGAAAAAACTTATATTGGAGACTTAAATGGAAATACAATTACAGTTAAAATAGTAGGTAAGGAAGCTGGTGATTGGCGTAATTTTACTGAAGGAACTGGTGGTGATATTATTGATCTTTGGATTTTAATTAAGGGTGATATATATTCTGCTAGAAAGTGGCTCAATAAAAAATCAAAGAGTGGAGAAAAAAAAGGGGGGAAAAGAGAAGAAAAAATATTTTCTGTAAAGCAGTACTTAAGTGATCAATCACCAATACCAGAAGATATAATAGCTCCACGAATTCTCACTCCAGGTGGTCTTTTAGTCATTGGTGGTACTCCAAAGGTTGGCAAAAGTTATTTTCTTCTCTCTTTGCTTGCACATCTTGCAGCAGGAGTGTCGTTTCTTAAGATGAAGTCAGCAAGGCCACTAAAAATAGTCTATCTGCAAAATGAGATGGAGTACAATTATATCAGGGAACGCATACAACAAATCATAACTAATCAAAGGCTGCCAAATCTAGCAGAAGAAAACTTGATTGTTACTACAAAGATGAGATTAATTTTAAATGATGAAGGTATAGAGAAAATAAAAGATATTATAAAAGAAAAGTTTGATATCAAAATGATAGACCTTATCGTTTTGGATTCTCTTGACTATGAAAATATATTTTCTGGCCTGCAAAGCAGAATAGAAAGACTACGTTCTGTGATTAATCCTACAGCTGGAATAATTATCACACGTCATACCAGAAAAGTATCCACAGCTACATTAGCAAAAAGTCCTTTTCAAGCTTTAATTGGTGCTAATGCTTTAAGAAGTTTTTATACGTCTGGTATGGTAATGTTTCAACCAAATAAACGTGCAAATGTCTTGCAAGTAGTATATGAGCTAAGAAACGGTAAATCAATACCAGCAAAATTTATTAGCAGAGTAAATGGGCGTTGGCAGAACTCTAAAGTTATAGCTACGGCTTAA
- a CDS encoding AAA family ATPase: MKTQLLQNIRSCLFHLLPRGTFRGDKFYVGDVQGNKGKSTVIELTGERAGLWKDFATGEGGDIIDLWATVHGKNAKTEFPEVMLSISEWLGIKEKNNIRDLEQYLTCSWNYYDENNQLIVIVYRYDPPLEKKQFKPFDVKKQRFKEPEIRPLYNIPGILRSDKVVLVEGEKCAEALIEKGITATTAMFGANAPIDRTDWTPLRGKHVIIWPDNDEAGNKYSKNAEKKLLELGVASLATLKIPPNKPRSWDAADCVLEGINVSEFIEKNSRKIIIKPPLDIFSWSVERFVGPVPKQRFLVEGLFPLGVTSILAAMGDTGKGMLLLDLALKVAGSIDQVCGFGQLVTEHGSVVVFSAEDDTNEIHRRLERLDPKCERLKYKDRLFIVPLPNIGGSFAILKNVRGKVVEISPEFESVMKQLSRIKDLKLIIFDPLASFIHADLNADPAVGDYLMCLLSDLACSTGASIITAHHMRKLKGEKPISTVEQARDAIRGTSALVNGVRCSFAFWPIEDITKPMIFRSIGKIPRQNALFYGAVVKANGLADRTVRTYLRNEETGLLENITEQLKAQNTSDKDLKIYLIDSIARAAISGHPFTHTGSAGIHKQRHRLPEVFHSMGRDRLERIVQELLQAKQIVKGMANGSKEDKWLDVKTGPFARGVGKFTHGAENF; encoded by the coding sequence GTGAAAACTCAGCTTCTGCAAAACATCAGATCTTGTCTTTTTCACCTACTACCAAGAGGAACATTTCGTGGCGATAAGTTTTATGTAGGTGATGTACAGGGTAACAAAGGCAAAAGCACTGTAATAGAGTTAACAGGTGAAAGAGCTGGATTATGGAAAGATTTTGCAACAGGAGAAGGTGGTGACATTATTGACCTTTGGGCAACAGTACACGGGAAGAATGCGAAAACAGAATTTCCTGAAGTAATGCTCTCAATAAGTGAATGGCTTGGCATCAAAGAAAAAAATAATATTAGAGATCTAGAACAATACCTGACTTGTAGTTGGAACTACTACGATGAAAATAACCAATTGATTGTAATAGTCTACCGTTATGATCCTCCTTTAGAGAAAAAACAGTTTAAACCATTTGATGTTAAAAAACAAAGATTCAAAGAGCCAGAGATAAGGCCACTCTACAACATTCCGGGTATTTTAAGGTCCGATAAAGTTGTTCTTGTAGAAGGAGAAAAATGCGCAGAAGCACTTATAGAGAAAGGAATTACAGCTACAACTGCGATGTTTGGAGCAAATGCGCCTATTGATAGAACAGATTGGACTCCGCTTAGAGGTAAACATGTTATCATTTGGCCAGACAACGATGAAGCAGGTAATAAATATTCCAAAAACGCTGAAAAGAAGCTTTTAGAACTTGGTGTTGCATCACTTGCTACGCTTAAGATTCCACCGAATAAACCAAGGAGTTGGGATGCTGCTGATTGTGTGTTAGAGGGAATAAATGTTTCAGAATTTATTGAAAAAAACTCAAGAAAAATAATTATTAAACCACCACTTGATATTTTTAGCTGGAGCGTAGAGCGTTTTGTAGGTCCAGTACCAAAGCAAAGATTCTTGGTTGAAGGATTATTTCCTTTGGGTGTAACATCTATTTTGGCTGCAATGGGTGATACTGGTAAAGGTATGCTTCTTCTTGACCTAGCCCTCAAGGTTGCAGGTAGCATAGATCAGGTATGCGGATTTGGCCAACTTGTTACTGAACACGGATCTGTTGTGGTATTTTCTGCAGAAGATGATACAAATGAAATACATCGTCGCTTAGAACGACTTGATCCAAAATGTGAAAGATTAAAATATAAAGATAGGCTATTTATTGTACCATTACCAAACATAGGAGGATCTTTTGCCATACTTAAGAATGTTCGCGGTAAAGTTGTAGAAATATCTCCAGAATTTGAGTCGGTAATGAAGCAGCTGAGCAGGATAAAGGATTTAAAGCTCATTATATTTGATCCCCTTGCTTCTTTCATTCATGCAGATTTAAATGCTGATCCAGCAGTAGGGGATTATCTCATGTGTTTATTATCTGATTTAGCATGTAGCACTGGAGCTTCAATAATTACTGCACATCATATGAGAAAGCTGAAGGGAGAAAAGCCTATATCAACAGTAGAGCAAGCACGAGATGCTATTCGAGGTACTTCTGCTCTCGTAAATGGAGTTAGGTGTTCTTTTGCTTTTTGGCCTATTGAGGATATAACTAAACCAATGATTTTTAGATCAATTGGAAAAATCCCAAGACAAAATGCCTTATTTTATGGAGCTGTTGTTAAGGCAAATGGCCTGGCTGATCGTACTGTACGTACTTATCTGAGAAATGAAGAAACAGGGCTATTAGAAAACATCACTGAACAATTAAAAGCTCAAAATACTAGTGATAAGGATCTTAAAATATATCTTATTGATTCAATTGCGCGAGCTGCTATTTCAGGACATCCATTTACTCACACAGGAAGTGCAGGAATACATAAACAACGACATAGACTGCCTGAAGTTTTTCATAGTATGGGAAGAGATAGACTAGAGCGTATAGTTCAAGAGCTTTTACAAGCAAAGCAAATAGTTAAAGGAATGGCTAATGGTTCAAAAGAAGATAAATGGCTTGATGTAAAAACAGGACCATTTGCACGTGGAGTTGGAAAATTTACTCATGGAGCTGAAAATTTTTAA
- a CDS encoding recombinase family protein encodes MTTVSLYARVSSRQQAQENTIESQIVELERRISSDGHELLDEHRFIDNGYSGSNLERPGLESLRDRVAEGKIDKIYIHSPDRLSRKFSYQMILLEEFKKAGSEIVFLNHKFDDNPDSHLFLQIQGAIAEYERAKIMERNRRGKLHAAKAGCISVMGRAPYGYRYIAKHVGEGSAQFEVDEEEANIVRKIFSRVGQERASIGEVVHELNKIPVITRTGKRYWKRSTIWNMLRNPAYIGKAAYGKTRTCSKPQVKKSKKGTCGKLKSGRFNIDKENWTYIPVPKIINENLFDSVQTQLAENRQRARVRQRRETYLLQGLMVCQRCQYTYCGTNHVHKKSTYYYYRCSGTNSSKFNGNKICDNKSIRTDVLDGVIWEEVKSILKEPDRIANEYQRRLSENKKPLHNQTREKQESKLRLSIKKFIDSYAKGFISQEEFEPRITTMKQHLKEIEEEKERTLDQKKLQQELILVTDSLKNFSSSVESKLDQVDWQTKQNIIRMLIHQIEINHNHLYIVFRIKSLANFDQNSHNRIMQCCTSSQRSVNT; translated from the coding sequence ATGACAACGGTAAGCTTGTATGCAAGAGTTTCATCAAGACAACAGGCACAGGAGAATACGATAGAGAGTCAGATTGTAGAATTGGAGCGTCGCATTAGTAGTGATGGACATGAATTGTTAGATGAGCATAGGTTCATCGATAATGGTTACAGTGGATCAAATTTAGAACGTCCTGGCTTAGAGAGTTTACGTGATAGAGTAGCAGAAGGTAAGATTGATAAGATATACATTCATTCACCTGATCGGCTATCACGTAAATTTTCATATCAAATGATCTTACTCGAAGAGTTTAAAAAGGCTGGATCTGAAATAGTATTTTTGAATCATAAGTTTGATGATAATCCTGATTCCCATTTATTTCTACAGATTCAGGGAGCAATAGCAGAGTATGAACGTGCAAAGATTATGGAACGAAACCGTAGAGGTAAACTTCATGCGGCCAAAGCTGGGTGTATAAGTGTGATGGGTAGGGCGCCTTACGGTTATCGCTACATAGCAAAACATGTAGGTGAAGGAAGTGCTCAATTTGAGGTTGATGAAGAAGAGGCAAATATAGTGCGTAAAATATTTAGTCGGGTTGGCCAAGAAAGAGCAAGTATAGGAGAAGTTGTACATGAACTGAATAAGATACCGGTAATAACACGAACAGGAAAAAGGTATTGGAAAAGGAGCACTATTTGGAACATGTTAAGAAATCCTGCTTATATAGGAAAAGCAGCTTATGGTAAAACTAGGACATGCTCAAAACCACAAGTAAAAAAGTCAAAAAAAGGAACTTGTGGTAAACTTAAAAGTGGTCGCTTTAACATTGATAAAGAGAACTGGACTTATATTCCAGTACCAAAAATAATCAATGAAAATTTATTTGATTCAGTGCAAACACAATTAGCTGAAAATAGACAAAGAGCAAGAGTACGGCAAAGAAGAGAAACATATTTATTACAAGGTTTAATGGTATGCCAACGTTGTCAATATACTTATTGTGGTACAAACCACGTTCATAAAAAGTCGACATATTATTACTATCGTTGCTCTGGTACAAACTCTAGCAAATTCAATGGCAATAAAATCTGCGATAATAAATCAATACGCACTGATGTATTAGATGGAGTTATATGGGAAGAAGTCAAGAGTATCTTGAAAGAGCCAGATAGGATTGCAAATGAATATCAACGTAGATTGTCAGAGAACAAAAAGCCTTTACATAATCAAACACGTGAAAAGCAAGAAAGTAAGCTAAGATTAAGTATCAAAAAATTTATTGATAGCTATGCCAAAGGGTTTATAAGCCAAGAAGAATTTGAACCAAGAATCACAACAATGAAACAACATTTGAAAGAAATTGAAGAAGAGAAAGAAAGAACGCTTGATCAAAAAAAACTACAACAAGAATTGATCCTTGTTACAGATAGCTTGAAAAACTTTTCCTCAAGTGTTGAATCAAAGCTTGATCAAGTAGATTGGCAGACTAAACAAAATATTATTAGAATGTTGATTCATCAAATTGAAATCAATCACAATCACTTGTATATAGTATTCCGCATAAAAAGTCTTGCAAATTTTGATCAAAATAGCCATAATAGAATTATGCAATGTTGTACTAGCAGTCAACGGTCAGTGAATACCTAA
- a CDS encoding holo-[acyl-carrier-protein] synthase codes for MIRGIGTDIVYIPRVLRILQKYGEKFLNRIYTEKEIELSRKYNSQEMRSRYFAKRFAAKEAFVKARGSGQGIIMKDIEIYNDVRGKPYLTVSKDFISKIHLSLSDDGDYATAFVVICVYSSHR; via the coding sequence ATGATACGTGGTATCGGCACTGACATAGTATATATACCAAGAGTATTGAGAATATTACAAAAATACGGGGAAAAATTTCTCAATAGAATCTACACTGAAAAGGAAATAGAGCTAAGTAGAAAGTATAATAGTCAAGAAATGCGATCAAGGTATTTCGCTAAGCGCTTTGCGGCAAAGGAGGCTTTTGTTAAAGCACGAGGTAGTGGTCAGGGTATTATAATGAAAGATATAGAAATATACAATGATGTGAGAGGCAAGCCATATCTTACCGTTAGCAAGGATTTTATCTCCAAAATTCATCTTTCTCTGAGTGACGATGGAGATTACGCTACTGCATTTGTTGTAATTTGTGTCTATAGCTCACACAGATAA
- the proS gene encoding proline--tRNA ligase, producing the protein MRLSKYYLPTLKEKPAHAKIISHQYSLRAGLVKQVASGIYSWLPLGLRVLKNIEDIIRNEMDKSGAIEVLMPCVQPTNLWRESGRYDDYGKEMLRIRDRHEEDMLFGPTHEEVATDLIRDVVKSYKDLPLCLYHIQWKFRDEVRPRYGVMRGREFLMKDAYSFDVDYEGALNSYNLMYKTYIKIFKRMGLTPIGVRADTGPIGGNLSHEFHILANTGESTLYYDNKFSELLEREDIENLKSIYAVADDMHDPKTCLVPQEQLNVSKGIEIGHIFYFGDKYSKPMKASVTSQDGKNVNIHMGSYGIGVSRLVGAIIEAFHDDKGIIWPESVAPFRIGLINLQTKVTEAADKIYKALKSDEVLYDDTEGSVGVKFSRMDLIGLPWQIIVGKKAIDEKIAEVKNRATGEVKEMQIEEAINHFSTK; encoded by the coding sequence ATGCGTTTATCCAAGTATTACCTACCAACTCTAAAGGAAAAGCCTGCTCATGCTAAAATTATCTCCCATCAATATTCTTTGCGTGCAGGTTTAGTAAAACAGGTAGCATCTGGCATTTATTCCTGGTTACCACTTGGTCTGCGCGTGCTTAAAAATATTGAAGACATCATCAGAAATGAAATGGACAAATCTGGCGCTATTGAAGTGTTAATGCCTTGTGTGCAACCGACAAATCTTTGGCGAGAATCAGGGCGTTACGATGATTACGGTAAGGAAATGTTGCGTATAAGGGATAGGCATGAGGAAGACATGCTTTTCGGTCCAACTCATGAGGAGGTGGCAACTGATCTAATTAGAGATGTGGTAAAAAGTTACAAAGATTTGCCACTTTGTTTGTATCATATCCAGTGGAAATTCCGTGATGAGGTAAGACCACGTTATGGTGTTATGAGGGGTAGGGAATTTTTGATGAAGGATGCGTATAGTTTTGATGTGGATTACGAAGGTGCACTGAATTCATATAATTTGATGTACAAAACTTACATAAAAATCTTCAAACGCATGGGACTTACTCCAATTGGAGTTCGAGCTGATACGGGGCCAATTGGAGGAAATTTGAGCCACGAGTTTCATATATTGGCAAACACTGGTGAGAGCACTTTATATTATGACAATAAATTTTCTGAACTACTAGAGAGAGAAGATATTGAAAATCTGAAGAGTATATACGCAGTTGCAGATGATATGCATGATCCTAAAACTTGCCTTGTGCCGCAAGAGCAGTTAAATGTTAGTAAAGGTATTGAAATAGGGCATATTTTTTATTTTGGTGATAAATATTCAAAGCCTATGAAGGCAAGTGTTACTTCTCAAGATGGAAAAAACGTCAATATACATATGGGTTCGTATGGCATTGGGGTTTCAAGGCTTGTTGGTGCAATAATAGAAGCTTTTCATGATGATAAAGGAATTATCTGGCCAGAATCGGTGGCTCCTTTCAGAATTGGTTTAATCAATTTACAAACGAAAGTAACGGAGGCTGCAGATAAAATATATAAAGCTTTGAAAAGTGATGAAGTGCTTTACGATGATACAGAAGGAAGTGTAGGAGTAAAATTTTCTAGAATGGATCTGATAGGCTTGCCGTGGCAAATAATTGTCGGAAAAAAGGCAATAGATGAAAAGATAGCTGAAGTAAAAAATAGAGCAACTGGAGAGGTAAAGGAAATGCAGATTGAGGAAGCAATAAATCACTTTAGCACAAAATGA
- a CDS encoding Rpn family recombination-promoting nuclease/putative transposase encodes MALSKFLDPKLDLTFKKIFGTEKNKNILIHFLNDILGFTEINTIQEVEFLSTIMDPEIASDKQSIVDVLCRDSSGARYVIEMQLTRDKGFEKRAQLYAAKAYSRQADKSGKYIDLKKIFFIAISNCNLFPDKLDYISSHTIRDEKTNEHDLKDFQFVFIELPKFPKNKEEQLESIVDRWLFFFKYADETTEEDLRKIAEKAPIIKLAYDELDRFSWNEKDLVAYEERIMDLRKEEAILEYRLDLATEKGIQIGEERGIKIGKEEGKIEGKIEGKIEVAKAMLANNVDVNTIVKFTGLSISEIEELSGNL; translated from the coding sequence ATGGCTTTATCTAAGTTTCTCGACCCTAAGCTGGATTTGACCTTCAAAAAAATATTTGGCACTGAAAAAAATAAGAATATTCTCATACATTTTTTGAATGATATTTTAGGATTTACCGAGATAAATACTATACAAGAAGTGGAATTCCTCAGTACTATAATGGATCCTGAAATTGCATCTGATAAGCAAAGTATAGTTGATGTTCTTTGCAGGGATTCTAGTGGGGCTAGGTATGTGATTGAAATGCAGCTTACTCGCGATAAAGGCTTCGAAAAACGAGCTCAACTATATGCTGCTAAGGCTTACTCAAGGCAAGCTGATAAATCTGGTAAGTACATTGATTTAAAGAAGATTTTCTTTATTGCTATCTCTAATTGTAATTTATTTCCTGATAAGCTTGATTATATATCCAGCCACACTATAAGAGATGAGAAAACCAATGAGCATGACTTAAAAGATTTTCAATTTGTATTTATTGAACTACCTAAATTTCCTAAGAATAAGGAAGAACAGCTAGAAAGCATAGTGGATCGTTGGTTATTTTTCTTCAAATATGCAGATGAAACTACGGAAGAAGACTTAAGGAAAATAGCAGAAAAAGCACCAATAATAAAGTTAGCCTACGATGAATTAGACAGGTTTAGCTGGAATGAAAAAGATTTAGTAGCTTACGAAGAAAGAATAATGGATCTACGTAAGGAAGAAGCCATTCTTGAATACAGACTTGACCTTGCTACTGAAAAAGGCATCCAAATTGGTGAAGAAAGAGGCATCAAAATTGGTAAAGAGGAAGGGAAAATTGAAGGGAAAATTGAAGGGAAAATTGAAGTAGCAAAAGCAATGCTGGCTAATAATGTTGATGTTAACACTATTGTCAAATTTACTGGCCTTTCTATTAGTGAGATTGAAGAATTAAGTGGAAATCTGTGA